Part of the Triticum urartu cultivar G1812 chromosome 2, Tu2.1, whole genome shotgun sequence genome, TTGGGAGTAACCGGGTAGAAGCTGAATCAGATTCTTTGCAAGTAATCAATTATTGTGATGGACAAACCATATGGTGGGACTCGGCGGCGGCAATATTCACAGAATGTTTGGACACTAGTACTTCAATAGGGAAGGTCGTTTATAAGCATTGTTATAGATCTTGTAATCAAGTGGCTCATATGCTAGCTCATTTTAGTTACTGTAATAAGACTTCATTTAGTTGGTTGGACGAGCCCCCTGACTTTATTGTTAGTAAGCTCGTAGACGATGTAAACATTATTTAAGTTTTAATAAAGCTAGCCATGATGGCCTTCCCTAAAAAAAGATGGCGGCTAGGAATCATCCGGTTGATAATAGATGAATTTAAGCCGCCTCGCAAGCTGTAGGATTCCCGATCTCTGACCCTGCATATTGCAGTATTGTGCTCCCACAAACTGAAAGTTGTCGCAGCGCCCACAAACTAGAGTCGTCACAGCACCCGTCCGTCGGAGCGCCGAACAGCCCTCCATCGCAACACAACAACTACCCCAGCCATTGGCACAGTGCCCTGTTCATCGGAGCGCTGGTTGCATCAGCTCTCCATTGTAGCACCGGCGGCATAAGGATGCTCCATCGTAGCTCCGTCGCAGCCCCGACAGCCCCGACGATGCTCCATCGCCAGCCTGGCGGTGCTCGACGACTTCTCACAGCAAAAGTGATACTGCAAATCCCCATTGCAGCACCGGCGATGCTCCACCGAGATGTTTCGGCGATGCTCTATTGCAGCAGCACAGGTGATATTCCGACGGCTCGACGATGTTCCATTGCAGCACGGATGATGATCCCGACAGCCCGATGATGCTCCATCGCAGCGGCGCATGACCACCCAATGCTCCATGGCAGTAGCGGTGACTCATTGTGGTGATGCGATGTCGTTGCAGTCACAATAGTGGTTTTCTTTCCCTCAAAGCACTGTGTGTGGCCTGATGCATCGATGGTGTCTGACAACGCGTGTTGGCTTGAGTGAAGAGAATGGTGGCAGAGGGGTACACGAGCAGGTTTAGGCAGGACGACATGAAGGAAGTTGTCGGAGTGGAAGGGAGCTACTGACGAGATCCATTAAGCAGGGCGAACTGGTGAACGCCTATGGGGATGGAAGAACATGTGGATGAGCATCGTTGCATGCCTGCGTGAGATCAggccagagagagagagagagagagagtgagagagagagagatgcctCGCCTTGCATAGAATACTCGGGGTTATATTTTCATCCTTAATGGAGGTTTGGTAGTTTGGAAGAGTTTCAAGCAAAATGTTGTTGCGGATTCTACGACAAAAGCAGAGTATATTGCGGCTTCAGAAGCTTCGAAGGAGGCGATCTAGATCAAGAAGTTTCTTGAAGAAGTGGTGTGGCCCCTAGTGCAATGTGAAGGAAATATGTtgtagaggcaataataaagttattatttatttccttatatcatgataaatgtttattattcatgctagaattgtattaaccggaaacatgatacatgtgtgaatacatagacaaacagagtgtcactagtatgcctctacttgactagctcattgatcgaagatggttatgtttcctaaccatagacaaagagttgtgaaagtgcaactatccctaggtggttttggtaattcctaacaacaaaTTCAAGATTAACATcacaggaaagctcaatgattggcatggcatggatgagaaaagtggacccctcaaaatgataaggacaaaggattggctcaagctcaaagctcaagactctacattttctattttagtgatccaagatcacattgagtctataggaaaagccaatactatcaaggagggatgaggtgttgcttaatgaggttcttgctcaaaatgcttagtgatatgctccaaaaccctcaactactttctcacatccacatatgacctaaaccaaaagtcaaactcggccccaccgatttttcctatccggcaccaccgactttcaaatgtcatagccactgccacaaaccctaggcaaatcggtctcaccaatagggatctcggactcaccgagatggggttgtaatatctttgtttcccttcataacatttcggtctcaccgagatgagcgatcggtcccaccgagattgcaatgtaaactctctgttttcccttcgtaacgtttcggtttcaccgaaatgagcgatcggtcccaccgagtttacctgaccaactctctggttagcttattaccaaaattggtcccaccgagtttgtgtaatcggtctcaccgagattacgttatgccctaaccctaatcatatcggtcctaccgagttgcatgtcggtcccaccggaaaccctaacggtcactagctttgctaaatcggtcagaccgagtttaaccattcggtcccaccgagtttgggaagttatgtgtaatggttagattttgtgtgaaggctataaatacccctccaccaactcctcattcatggagagagccatcagaacaaacctacacttccaacctatattttctgagagagaaccacctacacttgtgttgagaccaagatattccattcctaccatatgaatcttgatctctagccttcccaagttgctttccactcaaatcttcttttcaccaaatccaaatcctatgagagagagttgagtgttggggagactatcatttgaagcacaagagcaaggagttcatcatcaacacaccatttgttacttctcggagagtggtgtctcctagattggctaggtgtcacttgggagcctccgacaagattgtggagttgaaccaacgagtttgtaagggcaaggagatcgtctacttcatgaagatctaccgctagtgaggcaagtccttcgtgggcgatggccatggtgggatagacaaggttgcttcttcgtggacccttcgtgggtggagccctccgtggactcgcacaaccgttacccttcgtgggttgaagtctccatcaacgtggatgtacgatagcaccacctatcggaaccatgacaaaaacatccgtgtctccaattgcgtttgaatcctccaaaccattccctttacattcttacaagttacatgctttactttctgctgctcatatactctatgcatgcttgcttgaattgtgttaagattgcttgacttgtccaaagttgctaaatctgtcaagaactaaagttgggaaaaggctagattgttatttggtcaagtagtctaatcaccccccctctagacatactttcgatcctacaagtggtatcagagctttggtctccatttgctttgattttcatagcttttggaagtcatagccttggtttcataacctaggagagtatggcgtctagcgagggaaattaccaccgtagaggtccttactttgatcgtactaattttgctagttggaagcataagatgaaaatgcatattcttggacataaccccgccgtttgggctaagaaatccaagttggatgtgctttaaagtcaacttgacaagttcaaaatgaaggatggtgaaggtgtcgctgaaatgtactctaggcttgcttttatcacaaatgagattgccggcttaggaagtgaagagataaccgacaaattcatcatcaagaagattgtGACGTCCGGATAGTTACACTACAGTAACcctccgctaatgatgccacgtcaccttgATTACTGTGGCTAATCTCGCATTAGTTCGAATCCGATTTGAATTCAATTTAAAAATCAGGCAAACAaaaaaagttttcaaaaattaaaactaaaatgttcgggttgtgtCAAATAAATTTTATGTAATAATGTTGGAGAAACCAACATTTCTTATAATATTCTAATGCACTAAAATAACCAAAACAGAGGGCATAATAATTAATTTAATGCCTTTTATAAAGTTACATCTATATAACTAATTTAGTAGTGTGCCAAAATAATTATGGCAGTAGACCAATTAGTAATACTAATTTAGTTACTCACTTCGTATTTTATAAAGAAATTTAAATGAAACTTTAAAAGAAAACAGTaaagaaataaaataataaaaacagaaaacaaaacaatacaaaaaaagaaaaagggaaaaagaGGGAACCCCTTCCTGCTGGGccgtggcccagctggccaccaGGCCGCCTGGCCGGCCCAACCGGCCACCCACTCCCCCCATTAACCCCACCCCGACCAAACCCTATCCGCTAACCCCCCACTCGCTCACCCACGATCCCCTCGCTCCTCCTCCTGATCCAATCTGGATCGGGGCCGACCGCGTCGGCCATCGCCGCGCAGACTCCGCCGCCACCTTGCCGGCACCGCACGGCGTTACCCGGCCATCGCCGGCGCCCACCTCCTCAACCCCCGCCTCGCATGGATCCGGTCGCAGCAGCCGACGCCCCGACGCCCCGCACCTCGTCGCTCGCCTACGCCGGACTGCCTCCCCATCAACGTCGTCGTCTCCATCCTCCTCCCCAAGCCCCATTGCCTTGTCCCCTGCGACCCACCGTGAGGACccctcctctcccctttccctctgtCGCCGACGCCTTTCCCGATGCCCCGGCCTCCTCTACCGCATGCACGCCCGCGCCGCGCCTGTCGCGGCCCTCTGCTTGTCGCGCCGCTCGGAGCCGCGCCCCGCCCTCCCCCCATCTCTGTGACGCTCCGCCTACGGCCCCGCCATCCCGCTCGCCGCCTCGCTCGTGTGCCGCCCGACCGCGGCCACCCCCGACGGCCACCGCGACCCCCTGCCCTTGCCACTGCGCCGCCTCTGCCCCGCGCCTCCCGCTTGCTGTGCCCCGCCACCAGACTCCGCTCGCACCCCCGCTTGCTGCCGGGAGCCGCCGAACCGCGCCTCGCGCTCGCCGGCCTCACTCTGCGGCCTCGCCCCTTGCTCCCCCTTCGCAGCAACCACTGCCTGTTGCTGCTCTGGCCGGCGAGCCTCGCGGTGGCTGGCCTTGGCCAGTGCCCAGTCGGGCTAGCGCCATCACGCCCTGCCCGCAACCGTGCCTGAAACCCGTCGCCCTCCTGCCCAATAACCCACTAAGGCCCCCTGTGCCTATGACACGAAGGGCCCACGCCCCAGaatgaaaattttaaaaaaagATTTAAAAAAATagataaataaataattaaaaaaattaaaatattaattaattaattaacgaattaattaaattaattaatctGAGTTAGGTTGACCTAATTACTAATGAAACTAATTAACCTGTTTAATTAGTCTTAGTCAATGACAGTAGGACCCACGCATCAGTTTGACCTAGTCAACTGACTGGTTGACTGCTGGCATCGtgatgacgtcatgctgacatcagaAATGTATTTTAGTATTAAATTAATTATGTTAATtctagaaaatgatttaaaactttaaaaatgaatataaaataaaccgtagctgggatgaaaaaactttgtacatgaaagtgctcagaacgacgagacgaatccgaatacgcaccccgttcgtccgccacacatccctagcataacaaacacgcaactttccccctccggttcatctgctcgaaaacgcgaaacactgggaatactttcccggatgttcccccccttcgccggtatcgcctatccctacgttaggtcacccctagcacaacgtattaccgcgtcttgctttgtgttacatttgattgctttgttatttattgtgttcccccttcGTTACTCCTTTCCAGTAGACTCAGAGACCGCTGCCGATGTCCATATGTTCGACTACATCGGagatgacccctccttcttgccagagcaaccaggcaagcccccccttgatcaccagatatc contains:
- the LOC125537585 gene encoding vegetative cell wall protein gp1-like; translation: MRDGLIFANSFGSNRVEAESDSLQLATRPPGRPNRPPTPPINPTPTKPYPLTPHSLTHDPLAPPPDPIWIGADRVGHRRADSAATLPAPHGVTRPSPAPTSSTPASHGSGRSSRRPDAPHLVARLRRTASPSTSSSPSSSPSPIALSPATHLDSETAADVHMFDYIGDDPSFLPEQPDVGAQEPDATVDDDDYYSGGAYYYVQPADDNQE